A genomic segment from Carassius auratus strain Wakin chromosome 25, ASM336829v1, whole genome shotgun sequence encodes:
- the LOC113043189 gene encoding mucin-17-like isoform X1: protein MGGNVSSRHVSFDPAFDEEGVTFVKGIRLSQRVIDRMKESPPVVHPQASPKSSTQSTAPVAPPVERLVPGEHQVPIIPHPPSYASTLVPPPVSVPIKPFVPLVTGTEETSAPPSNLVKSPESLPNPPPTGDEHVAILVPDPQPAVLPAEPINSPSPVSSEPITASPRVEPVTPIGSSVEPLTPIGSSVEPVTPIGSSVEPLTPIGSSVEPVTTIGSSVEPLTPIGSSVEPVTTIGSSVEPLTPIGSSVEPVTTIGSSVEPLTPIGSSVEPVTPIGSSVEPLTPIGSSVEPVTPIGSSVEPLTPVGSSVEPVTPIWSSVEPLTPIGSSVEPVKQTPIESSVEPVIVSAEDLVPSAEPIDPIETPSSLTLAAPPTSGESMDLPVEPEVSTSPISIPAPIQSVLEESAVSQSGSASSVVLPDEMPCKMQIGPISTGDPAVPCVHLVEEPVAPQLEVFPLETHVVNEEKLKRQLREDLQKLLNEEMKMAEHNMRQQLEEEKAKAKAQAQAAARLQIQDEVQKLLEEEKASYQQTLADAIRMEKLKVQDEHLITQYYWMERKAQKLEEKEKDLENQEALFREQIAKMQEKMARFTKVTAENYKKGLEDAHKRFRRCQIKPVCSDLQSQILKCYAENKGQTMSCSNIASLYIQCVDRARQDKKLSTGG, encoded by the exons cttTCACAAAGAGTGATTGATCGTATGAAGGAGTCTCCACCTGTGGTTCACCCGCAAGCTTCACCCAAATCTTCCACCCAGTCAACAGCTCCTGTAGCTCCTCCGGTCGAGCGATTGGTTCCAGGCGAACATCAAGTACCCATAATCCCTCATCCTCCCTCATATGCCAGTACTTTGGTTCCTCCTCCTGTTTCAGTGCCAATAAAACCTTTCGTGCCTTTAGTAACTGGGACTGAGGAAACATCTGCACCACCTTCAAATCTCGTAAAGTCACCTGAAAGTCTTCCAAACCCTCCACCTACAGGTGATGAGCATGTAGCTATACTTGTACCTGACCCTCAGCCTGCTGTGCTGCCTGCTGAACCCATAAATTCTCCTTCACCAGTGTCAAGTGAACCAATAACTGCTTCTCCACGAGTGGAACCCGTAACACCTATAGGGTCCTCTGTTGAACCCCTAACACCTATAGGGTCCTCGGTTGAACCTGTAACACCTATAGGGTCCTCTGTTGAACCCCTAACACCTATAGGGTCCTCGGTTGAACCTGTAACAACTATAGGGTCCTCTGTTGAACCCCTAACACCTATAGGGTCCTCGGTTGAACCTGTAACAACTATAGGGTCCTCTGTTGAACCCCTAACACCTATAGGGTCCTCGGTTGAACCTGTAACAACTATAGGGTCCTCTGTTGAACCCCTAACACCTATAGGGTCCTCGGTTGAACCTGTAACACCTATAGGGTCCTCTGTTGAACCCCTAACACCTATAGGGTCCTCGGTTGAACCTGTAACACCTATAGGGTCCTCTGTTGAACCCCTAACACCTGTAGGGTCCTCGGTTGAACCTGTAACACCTATATGGTCCTCTGTTGAACCCCTAACACCTATAGGGTCCTCTGTTGAACCTGTAAAACAAACACCTATAGAGTCCTCTGTTGAACCTGTGATTGTATCTGCTGAAGATCTTGTTCCATCTGCTGAACCGATTGATCCTATAGAAACTCCATCATCTCTTACTTTAGCTGCTCCGCCAACATCTGGCGAGTCCATGGACTTACCTGTTGAACCTGAGGTTTCAACCTCCCCAATCTCCATACCTGCTCCTATTCAGTCTGTCTTGGAGGAGTCTGCTGTTTCGCAGTCAGGCTCTGCTTCATCTGTGGTTTTGCCTGATGAAATGCCTTGCAAGATGCAAATAGGTCCAATTTCCACGGGAGATCCTGCAGTTCCTTGTGTTCACCTGGTTGAGGAACCTGTTGCGCCACAACTCGAGGTCTTTCCACTGGAAACACATGTTG tgaaTGAGGAAAAGCTCAAAAGGCAGCTCAGAGAAGATCTCCAGAAGCTCctgaatgaggaaatgaagatgGCAGAGCATAACATGAGACAACA GCTGGAGGAAGAGAAAGCTAAAGCGAAGGCCCAAGCTCAAGCTGCAGCCCGACTCCAGATTCAGGATGAGGTCCAGAAGCTTCTGGAAGAGGAGAAGGCATCATATCAACAGACCCTGGCAGATGCCATTAGGATGGAGAAACTGAAGGTTCAGGATGAGCATCTCATAACTCAGTATTAT TGGATGGAGAGGAAG GCTCAGAAACTGGAGGAGAAGGAGAAAGATCTGGAAAATCAGGAGGCTTTGTTTCGGGAGCAGATTGCCAAGATGCAGGAAAAG ATGGCTCGGTTCACAAAAGTTACTGCTGAAAATTACAAGAAAGGCTTAGAGGATGCACACAAGCGCTTCAG GCGATGCCAAATCAAACCAGTGTGTTCAGATCTGCAGAGTCAGATACTGAAGTGTTACGCTGAGAATAAAGGTCAGACTATGAGCTGTTCCAACATCGCGTCACTGTATATTCAGTGTGTGGACCGTGCCAGACAG gATAAAAAGCTGAGCACCGGAGGTTAG
- the LOC113043189 gene encoding mucin-17-like isoform X2: MGGNVSSRHVSFDPAFDEEGVTFVKGIRLSQRVIDRMKESPPVVHPQASPKSSTQSTAPVAPPVERLVPGEHQVPIIPHPPSYASTLVPPPVSVPIKPFVPLVTGTEETSAPPSNLVKSPESLPNPPPTGDEHVAILVPDPQPAVLPAEPINSPSPVSSEPITASPRVEPVTPIGSSVEPLTPIGSSVEPVTPIGSSVEPLTPIGSSVEPVTTIGSSVEPLTPIGSSVEPVTTIGSSVEPLTPIGSSVEPVTTIGSSVEPLTPIGSSVEPVTPIGSSVEPLTPIGSSVEPVTPIGSSVEPLTPVGSSVEPVTPIWSSVEPLTPIGSSVEPVKQTPIESSVEPVIVSAEDLVPSAEPIDPIETPSSLTLAAPPTSGESMDLPVEPEVSTSPISIPAPIQSVLEESAVSQSGSASSVVLPDEMPCKMQIGPISTGDPAVPCVHLVEEPVAPQLEVFPLETHVVNEEKLKRQLREDLQKLLNEEMKMAEHNMRQQLEEEKAKAKAQAQAAARLQIQDEVQKLLEEEKASYQQTLADAIRMEKLKVQDEHLITQYYAQKLEEKEKDLENQEALFREQIAKMQEKMARFTKVTAENYKKGLEDAHKRFRRCQIKPVCSDLQSQILKCYAENKGQTMSCSNIASLYIQCVDRARQDKKLSTGG, encoded by the exons cttTCACAAAGAGTGATTGATCGTATGAAGGAGTCTCCACCTGTGGTTCACCCGCAAGCTTCACCCAAATCTTCCACCCAGTCAACAGCTCCTGTAGCTCCTCCGGTCGAGCGATTGGTTCCAGGCGAACATCAAGTACCCATAATCCCTCATCCTCCCTCATATGCCAGTACTTTGGTTCCTCCTCCTGTTTCAGTGCCAATAAAACCTTTCGTGCCTTTAGTAACTGGGACTGAGGAAACATCTGCACCACCTTCAAATCTCGTAAAGTCACCTGAAAGTCTTCCAAACCCTCCACCTACAGGTGATGAGCATGTAGCTATACTTGTACCTGACCCTCAGCCTGCTGTGCTGCCTGCTGAACCCATAAATTCTCCTTCACCAGTGTCAAGTGAACCAATAACTGCTTCTCCACGAGTGGAACCCGTAACACCTATAGGGTCCTCTGTTGAACCCCTAACACCTATAGGGTCCTCGGTTGAACCTGTAACACCTATAGGGTCCTCTGTTGAACCCCTAACACCTATAGGGTCCTCGGTTGAACCTGTAACAACTATAGGGTCCTCTGTTGAACCCCTAACACCTATAGGGTCCTCGGTTGAACCTGTAACAACTATAGGGTCCTCTGTTGAACCCCTAACACCTATAGGGTCCTCGGTTGAACCTGTAACAACTATAGGGTCCTCTGTTGAACCCCTAACACCTATAGGGTCCTCGGTTGAACCTGTAACACCTATAGGGTCCTCTGTTGAACCCCTAACACCTATAGGGTCCTCGGTTGAACCTGTAACACCTATAGGGTCCTCTGTTGAACCCCTAACACCTGTAGGGTCCTCGGTTGAACCTGTAACACCTATATGGTCCTCTGTTGAACCCCTAACACCTATAGGGTCCTCTGTTGAACCTGTAAAACAAACACCTATAGAGTCCTCTGTTGAACCTGTGATTGTATCTGCTGAAGATCTTGTTCCATCTGCTGAACCGATTGATCCTATAGAAACTCCATCATCTCTTACTTTAGCTGCTCCGCCAACATCTGGCGAGTCCATGGACTTACCTGTTGAACCTGAGGTTTCAACCTCCCCAATCTCCATACCTGCTCCTATTCAGTCTGTCTTGGAGGAGTCTGCTGTTTCGCAGTCAGGCTCTGCTTCATCTGTGGTTTTGCCTGATGAAATGCCTTGCAAGATGCAAATAGGTCCAATTTCCACGGGAGATCCTGCAGTTCCTTGTGTTCACCTGGTTGAGGAACCTGTTGCGCCACAACTCGAGGTCTTTCCACTGGAAACACATGTTG tgaaTGAGGAAAAGCTCAAAAGGCAGCTCAGAGAAGATCTCCAGAAGCTCctgaatgaggaaatgaagatgGCAGAGCATAACATGAGACAACA GCTGGAGGAAGAGAAAGCTAAAGCGAAGGCCCAAGCTCAAGCTGCAGCCCGACTCCAGATTCAGGATGAGGTCCAGAAGCTTCTGGAAGAGGAGAAGGCATCATATCAACAGACCCTGGCAGATGCCATTAGGATGGAGAAACTGAAGGTTCAGGATGAGCATCTCATAACTCAGTATTAT GCTCAGAAACTGGAGGAGAAGGAGAAAGATCTGGAAAATCAGGAGGCTTTGTTTCGGGAGCAGATTGCCAAGATGCAGGAAAAG ATGGCTCGGTTCACAAAAGTTACTGCTGAAAATTACAAGAAAGGCTTAGAGGATGCACACAAGCGCTTCAG GCGATGCCAAATCAAACCAGTGTGTTCAGATCTGCAGAGTCAGATACTGAAGTGTTACGCTGAGAATAAAGGTCAGACTATGAGCTGTTCCAACATCGCGTCACTGTATATTCAGTGTGTGGACCGTGCCAGACAG gATAAAAAGCTGAGCACCGGAGGTTAG
- the LOC113043189 gene encoding MICOS complex subunit Mic19-like isoform X3, protein MGGNVSSRHVSFDPAFDEEGVTFVKGIRLSQRVIDRMKESPPVVHPQASPKSSTQSTAPVAPPVERLVPGEHQVPIIPHPPSYASTLVPPPVSVPIKPFVPLVTGTEETSAPPSNLVKSPESLPNPPPTAAPPTSGESMDLPVEPEVSTSPISIPAPIQSVLEESAVSQSGSASSVVLPDEMPCKMQIGPISTGDPAVPCVHLVEEPVAPQLEVFPLETHVVNEEKLKRQLREDLQKLLNEEMKMAEHNMRQQLEEEKAKAKAQAQAAARLQIQDEVQKLLEEEKASYQQTLADAIRMEKLKVQDEHLITQYYWMERKAQKLEEKEKDLENQEALFREQIAKMQEKMARFTKVTAENYKKGLEDAHKRFRRCQIKPVCSDLQSQILKCYAENKGQTMSCSNIASLYIQCVDRARQDKKLSTGG, encoded by the exons cttTCACAAAGAGTGATTGATCGTATGAAGGAGTCTCCACCTGTGGTTCACCCGCAAGCTTCACCCAAATCTTCCACCCAGTCAACAGCTCCTGTAGCTCCTCCGGTCGAGCGATTGGTTCCAGGCGAACATCAAGTACCCATAATCCCTCATCCTCCCTCATATGCCAGTACTTTGGTTCCTCCTCCTGTTTCAGTGCCAATAAAACCTTTCGTGCCTTTAGTAACTGGGACTGAGGAAACATCTGCACCACCTTCAAATCTCGTAAAGTCACCTGAAAGTCTTCCAAACCCTCCACCTACAG CTGCTCCGCCAACATCTGGCGAGTCCATGGACTTACCTGTTGAACCTGAGGTTTCAACCTCCCCAATCTCCATACCTGCTCCTATTCAGTCTGTCTTGGAGGAGTCTGCTGTTTCGCAGTCAGGCTCTGCTTCATCTGTGGTTTTGCCTGATGAAATGCCTTGCAAGATGCAAATAGGTCCAATTTCCACGGGAGATCCTGCAGTTCCTTGTGTTCACCTGGTTGAGGAACCTGTTGCGCCACAACTCGAGGTCTTTCCACTGGAAACACATGTTG tgaaTGAGGAAAAGCTCAAAAGGCAGCTCAGAGAAGATCTCCAGAAGCTCctgaatgaggaaatgaagatgGCAGAGCATAACATGAGACAACA GCTGGAGGAAGAGAAAGCTAAAGCGAAGGCCCAAGCTCAAGCTGCAGCCCGACTCCAGATTCAGGATGAGGTCCAGAAGCTTCTGGAAGAGGAGAAGGCATCATATCAACAGACCCTGGCAGATGCCATTAGGATGGAGAAACTGAAGGTTCAGGATGAGCATCTCATAACTCAGTATTAT TGGATGGAGAGGAAG GCTCAGAAACTGGAGGAGAAGGAGAAAGATCTGGAAAATCAGGAGGCTTTGTTTCGGGAGCAGATTGCCAAGATGCAGGAAAAG ATGGCTCGGTTCACAAAAGTTACTGCTGAAAATTACAAGAAAGGCTTAGAGGATGCACACAAGCGCTTCAG GCGATGCCAAATCAAACCAGTGTGTTCAGATCTGCAGAGTCAGATACTGAAGTGTTACGCTGAGAATAAAGGTCAGACTATGAGCTGTTCCAACATCGCGTCACTGTATATTCAGTGTGTGGACCGTGCCAGACAG gATAAAAAGCTGAGCACCGGAGGTTAG